In a genomic window of Wyeomyia smithii strain HCP4-BCI-WySm-NY-G18 chromosome 1, ASM2978416v1, whole genome shotgun sequence:
- the LOC129718876 gene encoding uncharacterized protein LOC129718876: MAARMAPSHILWLSGVLLLLNGLICVRSELKKSWKVKSDNENNAASLGPDLSILRSDKSARLEPEAPQQEQGHDDSQVQMTTEGVELKTLPTEAASSSTAASSQTTRSRLRSTYVANKTSSVYSSSVRESAKVAPFMEDLEPDIQIDDVSADETDEYDEDLRLLDNPAKKATKDNRAEMEGYAEGYEMIENILEEVHDMAEKEKPSQKPQQTDDQKEEETKKYNFPPVLNMTFDEPNNIVNVKLNGKVIKEIFTGRGSGFGGGAKKIWKYAAPLFVLPFLIQSAIIPFMLTTVKLFLVKSFLAGKLAIFLLLLGAFKNFTHKRKEEVYVKDLPERRYEPYNSEWPYPYHADSRDGGWS; the protein is encoded by the exons ATGGCGGCACGGATGGCACCGAGCCACATTTTGTGGCTCAGTGGAGTTCTACTGTTGCTGAACGGATTGATTTGTGTACGTAGTGAGCTGAAAAAATCGTGGAAAGTAAAAAGTGACAACGAGAATAACGCTGCTAGCCTCGGACCGGATCTGAGCATACTGAGGTCTGATAAATCGGCACGATTGGAGCCGGAAGCCCCCCAGCAGGAACAGGGGCATGATGACAGTCAAGTGCAGATGACAACAGAAGGTGTTGAGTTGAAAACGTTGCCCACTGAAGCAGCTAGTAGCAGTACAGCTGCTAGTAGTCAGACAACGAGAAGTAGACTGCGTAGTACATATGTGGCGAACAAAACTTCTTCCGTGTATAGCAGTTCCGTACGAGAAAGTGCTAAAGTAGCTCCGTTTATGGAAGACTTAGAGCCAGATATTCAGATCGATGATGTTTCTGCTGATGAAACCGATGAATATGATGAAGATTTGAGACTGCTAGATAATCCGGCCAAGAAGGCAACGAAAGACAATCGCGCTGAAATGGAAGGTTATGCGGAAGGTTACGAAATGATAGAAAACATTCTGGAAGAAGTTCATGACATGGCCGAAAAGGAAAAACCATCCCAGAAGCCCCAGCAAACAGATGACCAGAAAGAGGAGGAAACCAAGAAGTATAACTTCCCTCCAGTGCTCAACATGACTTTTGATGAACCAAATAATATTGTCAATGTGAAGTTAAACGGAAAAGTTATTAAGGAAATTTTCACCG GTCGTGGTAGCGGCTTCGGTGGTGGAGCCAAAAAGATTTGGAAGTACGCAGCGCCGTTATTTGTGCTCCCCTTTCTAATTCAGTCGGCGATCATCCCATTCATGCTAACGACGGTGAAGTTGTTCCTGGTAAAATCTTTCTTGGCAGGGAAATTGGCTATCTTCCTTTTGCTGTTGGGAGCGTTCAAAAATTTCACCCACAAGAGAAAGGAGGAGGTGTACGTGAAAGATTTGCCGGAGAGGCGATATGAGCCGTATAATAGCGAGTGGCCGTATCCGTACCACGCGGATAGTCGGGACGGTGGCTGGTCCTAA
- the LOC129718879 gene encoding protein apnoia, with product MVSKYETVILVALAVVCVVQLAYCEDQVADQDVAESRTFGHHFLKRISFAIIPTAFVVGVITTLLSALTVVSMKGLGVGIILLVLAVSQIIARSIPAAIPPPIAYSAPAPIPLVYHKDW from the exons ATGGTGTCCAAGTACGAAACCGTGATTCTAGTCGCTCTGGCCGTAGTTTGCGTTGTTCAGCTGGCCTATTGCGAGGACCAAGTCGCGGATCAGGATGTTGCAG AGAGCAGAACATTCGGACATCACTTTTTGAAGCGAATCAGCTTCGCCATCATCCCGACGGCTTTCGTTGTTGGCGTCATCACTACTCTGCTTTCCGCACTGACCGTCGTCTCGATGAAGGGTCTTGGAGTTGGG ATCATTCTTCTAGTGCTTGCCGTGTCGCAAATCATAGCAAGAAGCATCCCAGCTGCCATCCCTCCTCCGATCGCGTACAGTGCACCCGCTCCGATTCCGCTTGTTTACCATAAAGACTGGTAA